Part of the Apilactobacillus apisilvae genome is shown below.
TCATTATTATGAACGTAATGAAATCAGTGATATTTTGATTAAGGTGTATGATTTAGAAAGATTAGCTGGTAAAGTGTCGTTCGGTTCAGTTAATGGTCGTGACTTAATTCAGTTACAGTCATCATTAGAACAAGTTCCTAAATTAAGATATGAAATTGCTTCAATCGATGCTAAGACATTTAAAAATATTTATGATAATTTAGACCCAGTAGATGATGTTTCTGATTTAATTAATTCTGCAATTAATGAAGAACCACCAATTTCAGTTACGGATGGTGGTTTGATTAAGGATGGATACAATTTAACTTTAGATAAATATCGTGATGCTATGAATAATGGCAAAAAATGGATTGCTGAACTGGAAAGCAAGGAACGAGAAGCAACGGGAATTAATAATCTAAAAATTGGTTATAACCATGTTTTTGGTTACTATATTGAAGTATCTAAGGCTAATCTTAATAAATTACCTGAAGACCGTTATGAACGAAAGCAGACCTTAACTAATGCTGAAAGATTTTCTACCCCAGAATTGAAAGAAAAAGAAAAATTAATTATTGAAGCTCAAGAAAAATCTAAGACTTTAGAATACGAAATTTTCAGTGAAGTTAGAGATACTGTTAAACAGTCAATTAATCGTTTACAAAAATTGGCTGAAACAGTTTCCACCCTAGATGTTTTACAAAGTTTTGCTGTAGTTTCTGAAAATTATCGGTTAGTTAAACCAACTTTGAGTGATAAACATGACCTAGAAATTGTGGATGGTCGACACCCAGTTGTTGAGAAAGTAATGGGACATCAATCATATGTTCCTAATGATGTAAAAATGGATCCAGATACAAATGTATTGTTAATTACAGGCCCTAATATGTCTGGTAAAAGTACTTATATGCGTCAATTAGCTTTAGCGGTTATTATGACACAAATTGGTTGTTTTGTTGCTGCTAAAAGTGCTCAAATGCCTGTATTTGATCAAATTTTTACTAGAATTGGTGCAGCCGATGATTTAATTTCCGGGGAAAGTACCTTTATGGTTGAAATGAAAGAGTCAAATGAGGCAATTCAAAACGCAACCAACAATAGTTTAATCTTATTTGATGAGATTGGCCGTGGAACTGCAACTTATGATGGAATGGCTTTAGCACAATCAATTATTGAGTATGTTCATAATAATACGCATGCTAAGACGCTTTTCTCGACTCATTATCATGAACTAACTGAACTTGAAAATACTTTGAAGAATTTAACCAACGTTCACGTTGGAGCGGTTGAAAAAAATGGTGAATTGGTTTTCTTACACAAAGTTAAAAAGGGTGCTGCTGACAAATCATATGGAATTCATGTTGCCAAATTAGCCGGGTTACCAAATAATTTATTAACACGTGCCAATGATATTTTGCAACATTTGGAGAATTCTCAAAATGATAATAATGTTATGAATATTGAACAAGAACCGGTATCTAAAGAAAAACAAGTTAATGAAGATAATGATGCTCAACTTTCATTATTTAGTGATAAATCTAATAAAGAAAATTCCAACAATAGTATTAAAGATAATAGCATTATAAATGATATTAAAAAAATGGATTTAATGTCCAAAACACCAATGGAAATTATGAATGCTGTTTATAAATGGAAACAAAAGATTGAAAAATAATAAATGGAGGGGATTATTTGCCTAAAATTCATGAACTCACCCCAGTTTTGGCTGATCAAATTGCAGCTGGTGAAGTTGTTGAACGACCAGCTTCAGTTATTAAAGAATTAGTGGAAAATTCAATTGATGCTAAAAGTAGTCAGATTGATATTAATATTAAAGATGCTGGTTTAAAAAGTATGCAGGTTGTTGATGATGGTTATGGAATTGATAATAATGATATTAAGTTAGCTTTTAAAAGACATGCTACTAGTAAAATTAATAATCCCCAAGATTTATTTAAAGTCCATTCTTTAGGCTTTAGAGGGGAGGCTTTACCCTCGATTGCTTCAGTTTCAGATGTTAAATTGAAAACATCCACTGGGGATGAAGGAACGTCAATTCACATTAAGGGTAGTAAGATTGAATCTATTATGCCTTCTGAATCTAGACGAGGAACTAACATTACAGTTAGTGATTTATTTTATAATACGCCGGCTCGTTTAAAATATATGAAATCTTTGCAAACAGAATTATCTAAAATTACAGATATCGTGGATCGTTTAGCAATTGGACATCCTAACATTGCCTTTTCTTTAGTTCATAATAATCGTGAAATTATTAGAACTTCTGGCAGAAATAATTTACAGCAAGTTATTGGTGATATTTATGGTTCTAGAAACCTTAAAAAAATGATTAGTATTAATAATCAAGATGATGATTTTAAAATTAGTGGATACGTAAGTTTACCTGAGTTAACTAGATCCTCACGAAACTATGTCACAATCATTTTGAATGGTCGTTACGTTAAAAATTTTAATATTTTTAAAGCATTAAATGATGGCTATGGTTCTAAACTAATGGTTGGTAGGTACCCAATTGTAGCTTTAAATATTAAATTGGATCCAACTTTAACCGATGTAAATGTTCATCCCACTAAACAAACCGTCAGAATTAGTAAGGAAGAACAGTTATGTAATTTAATTACTAAAACTGTTTATGAATCAATTTTTCCGAAAAATTTGATACCAGATGCAATGACTAGGGAACGCGGAGTTAAGCCTAAATATCAAAATACTGATCAAATTCAAATGGACTTAAATAAAGCTTCCACCCAATATCATCCATCTGTTTCTAAAGAGTTTAAAGAAACAATTGAGCCTTCTGTTCAAGAAAATATTAAATCCAGTAATGTGCAAAATTCAATTATTGTTAAAAATAAAGAAGATTTAAAATCAAAGCAATTATTAGACTTTAAAGAAAAATATGATAATGAAGAGGATGCCTTACCTTTTGGTGACACTTCAAATGAAACTAAAAATTCTGATGAA
Proteins encoded:
- the mutS gene encoding DNA mismatch repair protein MutS, encoding MGKSTKLTPMMEQYEKVKAQYPDAFLFYRLGDFYEMFNDDAVKGAQILELTLTARNKNSSNPIPMCGIPYKAVESYINTLVDKGYKVAICEQMEDPRVAKGMVKRAVTQLLTPGTRTETGAENAKNNNYLTALEYDKDNQKYGFSYADLSTGELQVSVLGQIDTVINEIMNLQTKEIIVKDVPDKDIKIFKKLGILLSHQPDISIGNEMQHLTDNLINPLEKETVNRLISYIIKTQKRSLSHMKPASSYRPAEFLKIDHNSQYNLELTKNIRTNKKSGSLLWLLDETKTAMGGRKLKKWLDRPLIVKHKIVERQNSVQELLDHYYERNEISDILIKVYDLERLAGKVSFGSVNGRDLIQLQSSLEQVPKLRYEIASIDAKTFKNIYDNLDPVDDVSDLINSAINEEPPISVTDGGLIKDGYNLTLDKYRDAMNNGKKWIAELESKEREATGINNLKIGYNHVFGYYIEVSKANLNKLPEDRYERKQTLTNAERFSTPELKEKEKLIIEAQEKSKTLEYEIFSEVRDTVKQSINRLQKLAETVSTLDVLQSFAVVSENYRLVKPTLSDKHDLEIVDGRHPVVEKVMGHQSYVPNDVKMDPDTNVLLITGPNMSGKSTYMRQLALAVIMTQIGCFVAAKSAQMPVFDQIFTRIGAADDLISGESTFMVEMKESNEAIQNATNNSLILFDEIGRGTATYDGMALAQSIIEYVHNNTHAKTLFSTHYHELTELENTLKNLTNVHVGAVEKNGELVFLHKVKKGAADKSYGIHVAKLAGLPNNLLTRANDILQHLENSQNDNNVMNIEQEPVSKEKQVNEDNDAQLSLFSDKSNKENSNNSIKDNSIINDIKKMDLMSKTPMEIMNAVYKWKQKIEK
- the mutL gene encoding DNA mismatch repair endonuclease MutL, with the protein product MPKIHELTPVLADQIAAGEVVERPASVIKELVENSIDAKSSQIDINIKDAGLKSMQVVDDGYGIDNNDIKLAFKRHATSKINNPQDLFKVHSLGFRGEALPSIASVSDVKLKTSTGDEGTSIHIKGSKIESIMPSESRRGTNITVSDLFYNTPARLKYMKSLQTELSKITDIVDRLAIGHPNIAFSLVHNNREIIRTSGRNNLQQVIGDIYGSRNLKKMISINNQDDDFKISGYVSLPELTRSSRNYVTIILNGRYVKNFNIFKALNDGYGSKLMVGRYPIVALNIKLDPTLTDVNVHPTKQTVRISKEEQLCNLITKTVYESIFPKNLIPDAMTRERGVKPKYQNTDQIQMDLNKASTQYHPSVSKEFKETIEPSVQENIKSSNVQNSIIVKNKEDLKSKQLLDFKEKYDNEEDALPFGDTSNETKNSDENKTLKEETRFPKLRYIGQLHGTYLIAESDNGMYILDQHAAQERINYEKFRVEIGEVSENQQNLLVPLILDYPASDSMIINNKMDILHSVGINIEIFGQNSFVVKQHPTWIKSGEEESTIRSMIDWVIDDKKISVASFRAKAAIMMSCKRAIKANHHLDRKQAVQLISDLSKANNPFNCPHGRPVLVSFSNGDMEKMFKRIQDPHKSE